The DNA window GCCCTAACGTAATCGGTTCGAGCGTAGTAGATAAAGAAGAACCCCGTGGAGGGGACGAAAACATTTATCCTCGTTATCTTTAAGGTTGCCAATCTGTTGTAGATAAAGAAGAACCCCGTGGAGGGGACGAAAACTGCTCTGCTACGCTTTTCGTGTCTGTATACTCTTATGTAGTAGATAAAGAAGAACCCCGTGGAGGGGACGAAAACGGCTTTTATTCTTTTTTCAAGGTACAGTTGTTATAGGGTAGATAAAGAAGAACCCCGTGGAGGGGACGAAAACACAATATCCATACTTTCATTGTTTTTCAGTGCAACGTAGATAAAGAAGAACCCCGTGGAGGGGACGAAAACGCCTGGTCACGCTCAGACAGGGATGTAATTTCTGAAAGAGGGTAGATAAAGAAGAACCCCGTGGAGGGGACGAAAACGGAAAGAGGGAATGTTGAAAAGTTTCAGTCCGTTCACGTAGATAAAGAAGAACCCCGTGGAGGGGACGAAAACACCACACCAGCCAAGCGAAAGAAGATATAAATTTGTGTAGATAAAGAAGAACCCCGTGGAGGGGACGAAAACTCTTACCTACCCTAGCCTTAGGATAACGCATATCCGCCGTAGATAAAGAAGAACCCCGTGGAGGGGACGAAAACGATCCGGAAAGATTTTCTACACGCTCAATTGTTTCAGTAGATAAAGAAGAACCCCGTGGAGGGGACGAAAACTTTACAGAGTTGTGATAATGTCCATCATTGTGAACTTGTAGATAAAGAAGAACCCCGTGGAGGGGACGAAAACATTTTCTTTTAACATTGCCACGCCTCCCGTTATTGCGTAGATAGATAAGAACCCCGTGAAGGGGACGAAAACCAAGCAATGTCCGCCAGAGGAATACATTCGGATAATGTAGATAGATAAGAACCCCGTAGAGGGGACGAAAACCCAGTCAATGATGAAATTAATCCATCTTTTCCGATATCATGTAGATAAATGAGAACCCCGCAGAGGGGACAAAAAATTTTCTGCCTTTCGGCTGTTTCTTTCTCTTTACAGTAGATAAAAAAGAGCCTCATAGAGGGGACGAAAACGGATGTGTAGGTTCATCCTCCATAGCGTCCAGAGTGTAGATAAAGAAAAACCCCGTGGAGGGGACGGAAACAGTAAGTTATATTTGAAAGAGGTGAAACAGTAATGAGTTATCTTTATGTATGTGAACAGGGTGCAAGTATCGGGATAAAGGAAAATCGATTTCAGGTAAAATACAAAGATGGATTGTTAAAAAGTGTTCCGGCAGAAACCCTGGAAGTCATTGAGGTGTTTGGAAAGATTCAGATTACAACACAATGCCTGACCGAATGTCTGAAACGGGGAATCAATGTGATCTTTTATTCAACGAACGGGTCTTATTTTGGACGATTGATTTCAACTACCCATGTAAATGTACAGCGGCAACGAAAACAGGCGGATCTTGGAAAAAACAAAGAGTTTCAGCTTGATTTCTCAAGGAAAATCATAGATGCCAAGATTCACAATCAGATTGTAGTATTGAGACGATATGCAAGAGGAAGGCAGCAAAATGTTGAACGGGCGATTGCGGAGATGCAAAATATGCAAAGAAAGTTGCCACGTGCGGTCAGTATAGAACAGATTATGGGATATGAAGGAACAGCTGCAAAAATATATTTCAGAACTTTAGGAGAACTAATCGATCCGGCTTTTCGGTTTTCAGGAAGATCAAGGCGGCCTCCTATGGATCCTTTTAATTCCATGATCAGTCTGGGATATTCTATTATTTTGAACGAATTGTATGGAAAAATAGAAGGAAAGGGATTAAATCCATATTTTGGAATTATGCATAAAGATCGAGAAAAACACCCGACATTAGCCAGTGATTTGATGGAAGAGTGGAGGGCAGTGCTGATCGATACGACGGCGTTGAGTATGTTGAATGGGCATGAACTGGCCACAGAAAATTTTTATACGGACACAGAACATCCTGGAGTGTATCTGGATAAAGACGGATTTAAAAAATATATCCAGAAGCTGGAGATGAAATTCAGGTCGGACAATAAGTATCTCTCATACATTAATTACAGAGTCAGTTTTCGTAGGGCATTAGATATGCAGGTGAATCAGTTGGTAAAGGTAATTGAAACAGGAGATGTAAATGAGTACTCACCGGTTATAATTCGATAAAAACAGGAAAATACGAATGGAAAATTATTTTTGGAATACGGAAGAAAATTATAAAGAGAAAAAACTATATATTCTGGTGATTTATGATATAGTAAATAACAGACGGAGAGTTGCTTTTGCCAAGAAAATGAATGGCTATGGATTCCGCGTACAGAAGTCGGCATTTGAAGCTATGATTTCGGAAGGTATGTATCGAAAACTGATCGATGAGATACCAACATTGATTGATAAATCAGAAGACAGTGTACGGGTATATAAGATTCGTGGAACCGGAGAAGTGAATCTTTTCGGACTGAACCAGAAAATTGAAAATGAAGAAGTTATTATTATTTAAAGAGGAAAGCAAATGAATAGAACAATTTTATTTACCCCGGTGGGAGGAACAGATCCTATTTCATCAACGAACTGCTATGATGGATCCATGTTACATATCTGTCGGGTTTACAAACCGGATATAGTTATTATGTATATGTCCAAGGAGATGCTGGATTATCAGGAGGAAGATGATCGATATCGATACTGCCTCGATCAGTTGATGAAATTGCAGAAACGGAAAATGGAATATAGAATTATTGAACGGCGAAATCTCACGAAAGTGCATGAATTTGATTATTATTATCAGGATTTTCGGATGATCATAGAAAAGATTCATGAAAATATGGATGATTCGGATACACTTCTTCTGAATGTATCATCGGGAACTCCGGCGATGAAAAGTGGCTTACTGGTATTACAGACATTGGGAGAATTCCCGGCGAAACCGATTCAGGTTGCAACACCGGAAGAAAAGATTAATGAACATAGTCGCAAAAATTATAACGTACGATTGTTGTGGGAGAAGGATATAGACAATCGCGAAGGATACAAAAACAGGTGTAAAGAAGTAACTTGTCCAACGTTGTCGAAAATAAAAAAAGAAGAAATAATAAAAAAACACATTTCTGTTTATGACTATAAAGCTGCCATTGATGTTGCGGAGACATTACCGAAGAAAGAAACGAAAAACTATAACGATTTATTGTATTTAGCAAATTCGAGAATTTTACTGGACTTTTCCAGAGTAGATAAACTTATAGAAAAAACAAAATTGCAGTGTTTTCCAGTGGAGGACACAGAGGAAAGAAAATATTTTGAGTATGCGTTGAGTACAAATATAAAATTGAAGCGAGGAGAGTATGCTGATTTTATACGCGCAATCACACCGTTAATAGTGGATTTGTTTGAAACTATTTTGGAAAAAGAATTTAATATTGATATCAATGATTACTGCGAAATAAATGAAAATTCAGTAAGGAACTGGTCAAAAAGAAAATTATCAGGAACTGTAATTGGAAATTTATTAGACAGACAGTATCGCAATGGATTTAAAGGTAAAGAAGTATATTCAGACCATCTTCGAATGATAATTATTGGTTTGTCAAAAGATCGGCGATTAATAAGAACAGTAGATGAAGTAAGAAAAGTTGAAAAAAATATTCGAAATCTGGCAGCTCATGAAATTGTGTCGATTACGGATAAAACCATTGTGGAAAAAACAGGATATACAGGCGAGAAAATTATGAACATGATAAAAGAACTGTTTCATTATACGGGAATAGCGATTCGCAAGGAATACTGGGATTCTTACGATGATATGAATCAAAAAATATTACAGAAAATCGGGTAATAAGATATGAGAGAAGACAAAACCGAACAGCGATGGGATAAACTACTGCACATCCGCACAAGCGGAAGGGATGATTCTCATTCGGATCAACACAGATACCCGTATGAGCCGACACCGTATACCGTGCTGGAACGCCTTGCGGATTCCGGGTATATCCGAAAGAACAATCTGCTGTTGGATTATGGCTGCGGAAAAGGACGGGTAGATTTCTTTTTGTCCTGGCAGACCAGATGTCAGTCTGTAGGAATTGAATATGATGAGCGGATCTATGAAAGTGCACAGAAGAATAAAGAAACCGCAGTCTCCTCCGGGCGGGTATCTTTCGAAAAGGTCGATGCGACAGAATTCGTTGTCCCGGATCAGGCGGACAGGATGTATTTTTTTAATCCGTTTTCTGTAGAAATATTACAGCATGTGATAGCAAGAATACTGGAATCCTATTACCGGAATATGAGACCGATCCAATTGTTCTTTTATTATCCTTCGGATGACTACATAGCGTGTCTGATGAGTGTGGAAGAGTTACAGTTTTCGGACGAGATTGATTGTAAAGATCTCTTTCCGGGAGAAAATCCAAGGGAAAGAATCGTAGTATTCGAACTGGGAGAAATCGCAGGTTGAAATATGGAAAGTTAAGGAACGCGAAGGAGAAAAACATTATGGGAGATCATGAAAGAGGAAAGCTGGATGACAGTGGATTCCACTATGACGGCTGTGCAGGCGGTCCCTGTGGATGCGATGGAGGAAGCGGAGGTTCGCCGAGGAGAGGTGGCGGTGGAGACGGTCTGTGGATTGCATTTGGCTTGATTGTGGTTTTTGGAGGGGTAATCGGACTGTCGGAACTAACAGGAATACCATTGGAAAACTGGTCATCAGGAATGATACTTTTTGTGATGTTTCTCCTGTTTTTATTAGTTGCAGTGATTATAACAATCTATTATCTTCTGAAATAGAAAGAATATTCGTAACTATTCAGTAGGTAGTATCCCGCGAGGTGTTTTGGCATGAATATGCCAAAATCCCGAGACATACAAGTCAAAATGCCATCACCGAAGGTGATTTTAAATGCATTTTGACTCGTAACTGTGAAGGTACTGAACAGTTACGAATATTCAGCATAAAAATATCACAAAAAAGAAAAAAAGATTGACATTCAAGTATACTTGAATGTTATCATAAAAGTAAACAAAAAAGAAAGAAGGGTTTTTACAATGAGTGTTGATGTAACAAAAATGCCGAAACTCGGTTTCGGTCTGATGAGACTGCCGGAGAAGGACGGGGAACTGGATCTGGAGCAGCTTTGTAAGATGGTGGATGCGTATATGGCATCCGGAATGAATTATTTTGATACCGCTTATATGTACTGCGGAGGAAAATCCGAGAGCATCATCAAAAAAGCGCTGGTAGAGCGTTATCCGCGTGACAGCTTTACGCTGACAACCAAACTTCCGCAGTGGATGATGGACGAAGGAATTGACGGAAGAGATCGGATCTTCAATGAGCAGCTGGCACGTACCGGTGCGGGATATTTTGATTATTATCTGTTACATAGCGTAGAAGACGGAGCAAACTACGAAGGTTACGTCAAATACGACTGCTTCAACTGGGCGATGAAGAAAAAAGAAGAAGGACTGATCCGTCATTTCGGTTTCTCTTTTCATGGAACACCGGAACTGCTGGACAAGATCCTCTCCGAGCATCCGGAAGTAGAGATCGTACAGATCCAGATGAACTATGCAGACTGGGAGAATCCGCTGGTACAGTCCGGTCGACTGTATGAGGTTCTTCGCAAATACAACATGCCTTTCCTGGTTATGGAGCCGGTAAAAGGCGGTTCTCTCGCCAGTGCATCTCCGGAAGTCGAGGCAGAGATGAAAAAGATCAAACCGGACGCTTCCGTAGCATCCTGGGCACTGCGCTTTGCGGCATCTCTTCCAGGTGTTGCCACCGTATTGTCCGGTATGTCCAACGAAGAGCAGATGAACGACAACCTGAAGACATTTACCAACTTTGAGCCACTGTCAGAGGAAGAGCAGAAAGTGATCGAAAAAGCACAGGAGGAACTGAAGAAAAATCCAACCGTTCCATGTACTTCCTGCCGCTACTGCTGCGATGGATGTCCACAGCAGATTTCCATCCCGGATGTCTTCCGTGCGTTAAATACGATCCGCCTGTACGGAGAAAAAGACCGTGCACAGTCTTATTATGAAAAACTGACACAGACATCCGGAAAAGCAGGTGACTGTATCCAGTGCGGTCAGTGCGAGAGTGTCTGTCCGCAGCATCTGTCCATTATTTCTCTGCTGGAGGAAGCAGCTGAAAAACTGGAGAAATAATAAAAAACGGCTGTGCTATACCTGAAAAGCATAACAGATGGTTCAAATATGTTTCCTGTATTGCTTTTTGTGGGGAAAAATGTTAAGATATTAGCAAATGAACACGAGACAAAGAATACCTGCAGAGACGGGAGCGTGCGCTGCAGGTATTCTTCTGCAACAGAAAGGAACAACATATGAAAACAACACTGATTATCATGGCAGCGGGTATTGGTTCCAGGTTCGGAACAGGGATCAAACAGCTGGCAAAGATGTCGGACAACGGAGAGATCATCATGGATTACTCGATCTATGATGCAAAAGAAGCAGGATTTGACAAAGTGGTATTTGTAATCCGCAAAGATATCGAGGAAGAGTTCAAAGCGGTGATCGGAAACCGCATCGGCTCTCAGATCGAAGTGGAATATGTATACCAGGAACTGACCGATCTGCCGGATGGCTTCACTGTGCCGGAAGGACGTAAAAAACCATGGGGAACCGGTCAGGCGGTACTGGCGTGCAAAGATGTAGTCAAAGACCCGTTTGTGATCATCAATGCAGACGATTACTACGGAAAAGAGGCTTTCGTAAAGCTGCATGATTTTCTGGTAAACGGAAAACAGGAAGGCGAAGTGCTGAACATGGCGATGGCAGGATTTGTCCTGAAAAATACTGTCAGCGAGAACGGAGCTGTTACCCGTGGTATCTGTACCGTGGATGACGATGATATGCTGACAGATGTTCTGGAGACATCCGGTATTGCAATCGGGGCGGACGGAACCGTAGTCTGCGACAGAGAAGAAGTAAGATCCTGGATCACACCGGATGTTCATGTATCTATGAATATGTGGGCCGCATATCCGGAATTTCTGAACAAGCTGGAGAGTGGATTTGTAGAATTCCTGAAGGATGATTCCGGTGATCCGCTGAAGAAAGAATATCTGATTCCGATCATCGTGGACGGTCTGTTAAAACAGAACAAAGCAACCGTAAAAGTTCTGGAGACACAGGACAAATGGATCGGTATTACTTATAAAGAAGATACCGAACTGGCACAGGCAGGTTTCCGTGAAATGATCCGTTCCGGTAAATATCCGGAGAAACTGTGGGATTGATTCTAAAAGAAGAAAATTAAGGATAAAAAATATGAAAAAACAGCATCAAATAAAAAATCAGAGATGTGGAAATTCCCAAAATCTGATTTTTTATCTGATGCTTTTCTTTTTCGCAAGCGACGGGTTAAAGTCTGGGTCTG is part of the Blautia faecicola genome and encodes:
- the cas1 gene encoding CRISPR-associated endonuclease Cas1; translation: MSYLYVCEQGASIGIKENRFQVKYKDGLLKSVPAETLEVIEVFGKIQITTQCLTECLKRGINVIFYSTNGSYFGRLISTTHVNVQRQRKQADLGKNKEFQLDFSRKIIDAKIHNQIVVLRRYARGRQQNVERAIAEMQNMQRKLPRAVSIEQIMGYEGTAAKIYFRTLGELIDPAFRFSGRSRRPPMDPFNSMISLGYSIILNELYGKIEGKGLNPYFGIMHKDREKHPTLASDLMEEWRAVLIDTTALSMLNGHELATENFYTDTEHPGVYLDKDGFKKYIQKLEMKFRSDNKYLSYINYRVSFRRALDMQVNQLVKVIETGDVNEYSPVIIR
- the cas2 gene encoding CRISPR-associated endonuclease Cas2, with product MENYFWNTEENYKEKKLYILVIYDIVNNRRRVAFAKKMNGYGFRVQKSAFEAMISEGMYRKLIDEIPTLIDKSEDSVRVYKIRGTGEVNLFGLNQKIENEEVIII
- the csm6 gene encoding type III-A CRISPR-associated CARF protein Csm6 — encoded protein: MNRTILFTPVGGTDPISSTNCYDGSMLHICRVYKPDIVIMYMSKEMLDYQEEDDRYRYCLDQLMKLQKRKMEYRIIERRNLTKVHEFDYYYQDFRMIIEKIHENMDDSDTLLLNVSSGTPAMKSGLLVLQTLGEFPAKPIQVATPEEKINEHSRKNYNVRLLWEKDIDNREGYKNRCKEVTCPTLSKIKKEEIIKKHISVYDYKAAIDVAETLPKKETKNYNDLLYLANSRILLDFSRVDKLIEKTKLQCFPVEDTEERKYFEYALSTNIKLKRGEYADFIRAITPLIVDLFETILEKEFNIDINDYCEINENSVRNWSKRKLSGTVIGNLLDRQYRNGFKGKEVYSDHLRMIIIGLSKDRRLIRTVDEVRKVEKNIRNLAAHEIVSITDKTIVEKTGYTGEKIMNMIKELFHYTGIAIRKEYWDSYDDMNQKILQKIG
- a CDS encoding SAM-dependent methyltransferase, giving the protein MREDKTEQRWDKLLHIRTSGRDDSHSDQHRYPYEPTPYTVLERLADSGYIRKNNLLLDYGCGKGRVDFFLSWQTRCQSVGIEYDERIYESAQKNKETAVSSGRVSFEKVDATEFVVPDQADRMYFFNPFSVEILQHVIARILESYYRNMRPIQLFFYYPSDDYIACLMSVEELQFSDEIDCKDLFPGENPRERIVVFELGEIAG
- a CDS encoding aldo/keto reductase; protein product: MSVDVTKMPKLGFGLMRLPEKDGELDLEQLCKMVDAYMASGMNYFDTAYMYCGGKSESIIKKALVERYPRDSFTLTTKLPQWMMDEGIDGRDRIFNEQLARTGAGYFDYYLLHSVEDGANYEGYVKYDCFNWAMKKKEEGLIRHFGFSFHGTPELLDKILSEHPEVEIVQIQMNYADWENPLVQSGRLYEVLRKYNMPFLVMEPVKGGSLASASPEVEAEMKKIKPDASVASWALRFAASLPGVATVLSGMSNEEQMNDNLKTFTNFEPLSEEEQKVIEKAQEELKKNPTVPCTSCRYCCDGCPQQISIPDVFRALNTIRLYGEKDRAQSYYEKLTQTSGKAGDCIQCGQCESVCPQHLSIISLLEEAAEKLEK
- a CDS encoding nucleotidyltransferase family protein codes for the protein MKTTLIIMAAGIGSRFGTGIKQLAKMSDNGEIIMDYSIYDAKEAGFDKVVFVIRKDIEEEFKAVIGNRIGSQIEVEYVYQELTDLPDGFTVPEGRKKPWGTGQAVLACKDVVKDPFVIINADDYYGKEAFVKLHDFLVNGKQEGEVLNMAMAGFVLKNTVSENGAVTRGICTVDDDDMLTDVLETSGIAIGADGTVVCDREEVRSWITPDVHVSMNMWAAYPEFLNKLESGFVEFLKDDSGDPLKKEYLIPIIVDGLLKQNKATVKVLETQDKWIGITYKEDTELAQAGFREMIRSGKYPEKLWD